TACATATTAGTTTCGTCCataaaaaggaagaaatatTGATTGAGTAAATTATAAGCTCACGTCCTTCTACAATGAAAcaaatcaacataataaaaaaatattattattttaacagatttataatgtgataaccttataaatatatttcgatacaaataatatagaaataattaataacaattaaaatatattttataacaattttttacaagattatttatttatattataaataacttttcaattataatttagattttttttattaatgacAATAAAAGTTCTTTTATCTATACGGATTATAGAGAGTAAAAGATAATCATAATCAACCTAACTTCACCTGGTATATATGCATCTAACTTTGGGTGTACATAAATAGACACTTGGACCTCATTTTTTGTACTTACTGGAGGTCTGAATCTGAATCATTCAGATTGTAGCTCATTAAGTGCAtttgtttattaaaaaaaattcaccaCTGAACGAGTCTTAAGAAGTCTGATTCGATTAGATCTAAACTTAAGTATTAAAATCATTCATGCTTTTTATTAACTGTTAAATGCTTACACAACGAATGACTCTTTCTTCTGACAAACAACGTTCTTGTAACTCATTTGATACATCAATGCCCATTGCTCGAATATACATTAATTGATATAATTTAGATACATTaagttattattaattaatatattttatattttattagattAGTGATCTTatcatattaaattaatattttttcaaatatattattgatGTATATTTAATTACTAGTATATTGTTTAAATTATATTGActatattgattatgttattattattttttatcaaataataaacatattttattaaatttctatattttctagtatttaattatcattttatttgaattgtatatttatcatgtttataaataaacaatacaCATTCAAATGTTGAAAAACAAACAGTCTTAATCATTCAGTGTTCATATCTAGAAATAacatcttaatcattcagatgtgtgcattcagattcagacgtcttaatcttaatgaaaacaaatgaagtcttaaacttgtataaaattgaacaagtagacacacacaTCTTATACTCGTGTGAGATACACTCAAAGTGATTTGTATTATGTCATGTAGGACACATATTATTCCATGTGTACGACATGTGTAtctacttgttcaactttataaaaATTTAAGTATCTAGATTTGCATGCCCAAAGTTGGAAGACATAGATATCAGTTAAGGCCGAATTAAAGAacacatttatgtattatatttaAGATATAAGTGCAACTTAATTATTCCCGCACACAAAACATAATACTTACACATATACTTAATGcatgtaatattaaaataacaatcataaaaaaaatattagattttGCAACAATCTTATAAAAGAATTATTCTACTTATAATGTTaattaactaaaataaaatctataaatatataagttaaaaataaaatattatatataatataaaaaaaatgttacatAAATGGAGGATAAAAAAAGGGAAGGGTATAATAGGTTTTGCATAGAGTAAAAGGGgaagaataattattttaaagtttaatttttaaagCAAAGTAGGTggtataattttcaaataaatccTAAACATAGTtatattagataattttttaaaaataaagctGGGACGTTTAGCTATATTTGGCTATCTACCtagttttcttatatatttttatacggAAAGGTAAGGGGAGTAATTTGAGTTGAATTTGATTGCAGGttattttcctcttttattAGTCCATACCTTTGCTTTTATCGTCTCTCCCCTCTTCTCTGTCTCTGGCTGAGTAGAGCTACTTGAAGAGCCGCTCATCTTTCTTCTGCTTCTATTCCAGGTATTCATCTTAAGATCTgaattatttgatgatttttgaCACTGATTTATTCTCATTCCCCATGTTTATCTTTGATATAGGACATTCATTGCATTCCATGGCAAAAAGAGTCCACAGTTTTGCTCTAAATAAGGTTAGTATTCCCTCCTCTATCTCTTGTTGACTTGTTTATGAACATTCTTCCACAATTACTTGTAAAATTTCATAATAAGCATTGATGCACAATATTACTGTGCCTGAATTCCACATATTGGAAGTTGATGATGGTAGTAGAGTCAGGTTTTGGACACAAGTTTGGCTGTTGATGAAAAAATTTCTTACATTGTTTAGTTTAATCAGTAAAGAGTTACTATAGTTTAATGCAGAGGCAAGTAGGCCTTTCCAGACTTGAATTGGCCTTGGAAAATGTTGTGGAGTCTTTAGCACCTTTAAAGTTACCTTCTTTAGTTGGATTGCGGTAATCAGATCAGGACATGTTGCAAAGAATAGGAATTCCGcacatactttttttttgtcattAGTCCCAGGAATCTGTAGAACATCTCTTTTCACGTTGCAGCCATATACAACAAATATGGGATCTTTTCTGAACATGAGTGGAGTGCATGGGGTGATGCTAAGGAAAGTGTGAGATTTACTGATAATCCCAGAAAGTCAGGAAAGATCTGAAGAAAATCTGGAAGACTATACCTCTTTGCATCTGTTGAACCATTTGATTGGAAAGGAATAAGAGATGTTTTGAGAACCAAAGGAGTTATTTTAAAGATTAGATGTCTTCAAAATTTAATACTTTTGGTGTAAGGGAGATATAGTAGATAACTTAGATCAGCTTATGGAATCTATAGGTGTTTTTTGAATGTAAGTGATACTGCTATGAAATCTTCTGTTGATGAAACATTTGCCTTATCAAAAAGAATATCTGTTTTGTCTGATTTAATTGAATAGTGGGTTGAATTTGTAAGATTTCGGTTGTCATTCATGGTAAGAATGGATTGATTTGctgaaactttttttttctatagtGTCAAAAGGGAGTTTGCATTGCAGAAGATCGCATTAGTCAGTTACCTGATGAAGTTTTGGTATATATACTATCTTTTCTTACTGTTAAAGAAGCAGCTAACACAAGTGTCCTCTCAAGGCGTTGGCTAAGCTTGTGGAGATACATTCAACGGCTTGATTTTGATGCTAGCAAACCCTTGGATAAAGTAGCCTTGCAACCCAAGTTACGGAAAAGCCAAATGAAGAAGTATCTTAGATGGGTCAACTATACTTTGCAAATGTGTAAAGGGCAGAGACTTGACCAATTTCGGGTTTGTTTTGACTTGAACAAATTCGCGCAGCATGAGATTGATAAATGGCTTAAATTTGCCTTTTCTAGGAATGTTCAAAGACTAGAGTTGGACTTATTAAAGGGTGGAGAGGACATTCGTTATTTTGATTACTGTTATACTTTTCCAACACGGCTCCTTCGTCTTGGTGATTCTGTTGACTCTTCTTCTTGCATACCTCATTCTAATGACCTCCAAATACCCCCACTTGTCAAGCAGAATTTCAAGTTTCTAAAAGTGCTGCTATTGAAATCTGTAAATGTCACGGGCGAAGTTCTTGAGTTCTTTCTACACAATTGTCCATTTCTTGAAACAATGGTAGTTCATGGATCAGGAACTTTGGTAAATTTGGAAGTTGTCGGTCCGTCCCTCAAGTTGAGACACTTGGAGATACAGTACTGTTACTATGTAAAATCACTTAAAATTTGTGATACAAACCTTGTAACATTAAGGACTTCAGCAGGAGAGGCATTACTGCTTAAGAATGTCCCGATGCTGGTTGAGGTATACATTTCTAGTGCGGCATACAACCATATTTTGAATGACATATCCTCTTGTCTTTCCTGCGTTATCTCTCAGCTTGAAGTCCTTAAAATACATGGTTCTCACTCATTGGTTAGTGAACAGAATTTTGTGTCTATCTTCCTATTTTTTGCTGGCACTAACTGGTGCCTTCTATTTAGTTTGATCTTTCGCAGGAAAATTTGGAGCATTACAATTTTCCTCAACTTACTAAGCTCAAGAAACTTGTGTTCACTACATTCGGACAGAAAGACCTGAGTCTCTTAGGTTGCATGTCTATAATAAGGGCTGCTCCCCAGTTGAAGGAATTTGAACTACATGTAAGTATCATGTTTTGAGTTCTTTTTCCTCTTTGGCTGGTACAAGAGTCTGATTTATTCGTTTTAACAATTATGGTTCATGTAGTTACTGATGCTACTTCTTGAGTATCTTGGTTATTTAAGTCATAGTGTTTGAGTTGAAACAATTGTGGCGAGCTGAACTTTAATGCATGATACTTTGCATTGTTTTTAACTCGTTTGACTGTGCATATATGAAGTCCCTGCGCTTACCTAGGGGTCATTTTTCAATAGGTTTTAGACAGCTGTGTCGACATTGAGCGCTTATTTCTTATCGAAAAAAGAGTGTATACTCTCATACTCGGCCagttttttatattcttttactGAATTACTGTGTGTGTCCATCAGCTTGTTTGGTACAGTGGAATGATCTCAGAGTTTTGGGATTGTAATTTCAGTTGCCAAATGCatttctccaaaatctacaGTATCCACTCCTTTGCTGCTAGTTTTATATATGATAGAATCGGGAAGTATTGTACAGTGACTATTGCACTCTCAATAAACCCACTTTCTTGTGATAATTATACTGGTTAATGTCAGACATAACAAAACAACCTTGAGAGTTAAAAACTAAGTTGTTGCCTGGCTAGGTAGGCTGGTGAAGGAGGAATTTACCGGAGTAAAGGTTTCGGAGATGAGGAATCCATCTCATATCTTGGCATGCTTTGCATTTAGCAACTTAATTTATAAATTGTTCTAAATTGTTACACCATAAGATTCATGGAGTAGTTTTTATTTGAACATCTCATACCTGCCATGCTTTGCATTTAGCAACACAATCCATAAATTGTTCTGGTCTACTGTGTTGTATCTAAACAATTTTGACAATAAGACCCTTTTTCTGAATACCCAATTTTTTTGTACACAAATTACTTTTCTTAGAGCATATATAATTTTAGGCCATTTTACTCAATGTATTCTTCTTCTCTTTGGATCAATTGCTGCATCTTCTTCCTTATTTTATCAAAATGTCTTTCCACCTTTTGGCATAGGCTACAGGGACGTTACATTAGTAGGATAGTGTCAATGAAACTTGATGTGTGTCCCTCCCCCAACccccaaagaaaaaaaagatagatATTGTTTGCTGCCGGTTTCTAATCTTCTCCactctatctatctatctatctatctatctatctatctatctatctatcatGTTGCCATATAATTCCACTT
This region of Solanum dulcamara chromosome 9, daSolDulc1.2, whole genome shotgun sequence genomic DNA includes:
- the LOC129902411 gene encoding FBD-associated F-box protein At4g10400-like isoform X1, whose translation is MAKRVHSFALNKCQKGVCIAEDRISQLPDEVLVYILSFLTVKEAANTSVLSRRWLSLWRYIQRLDFDASKPLDKVALQPKLRKSQMKKYLRWVNYTLQMCKGQRLDQFRVCFDLNKFAQHEIDKWLKFAFSRNVQRLELDLLKGGEDIRYFDYCYTFPTRLLRLGDSVDSSSCIPHSNDLQIPPLVKQNFKFLKVLLLKSVNVTGEVLEFFLHNCPFLETMVVHGSGTLVNLEVVGPSLKLRHLEIQYCYYVKSLKICDTNLVTLRTSAGEALLLKNVPMLVEVYISSAAYNHILNDISSCLSCVISQLEVLKIHGSHSLFDLSQENLEHYNFPQLTKLKKLVFTTFGQKDLSLLGCMSIIRAAPQLKEFELHLMLTCSLQSNRECRKAIKCPLHHLKVVKLCGFYSGAVHLELVRYFLENAIALEKIIFDPRNPILSRVPLEPSEIEEEQTARNLAKLHLEGEVPPYIELVIL
- the LOC129902411 gene encoding FBD-associated F-box protein At2g26860-like isoform X2 is translated as MAKRVHSFALNKCQKGVCIAEDRISQLPDEVLVYILSFLTVKEAANTSVLSRRWLSLWRYIQRLDFDASKPLDKVALQPKLRKSQMKKYLRWVNYTLQMCKGQRLDQFRVCFDLNKFAQHEIDKWLKFAFSRNVQRLELDLLKGGEDIRYFDYCYTFPTRLLRLGDSVDSSSCIPHSNDLQIPPLVKQNFKFLKVLLLKSVNVTGEVLEFFLHNCPFLETMVVHGSGTLVNLEVVGPSLKLRHLEIQYCYYVKSLKICDTNLVTLRTSAGEALLLKNVPMLVEFDLSQENLEHYNFPQLTKLKKLVFTTFGQKDLSLLGCMSIIRAAPQLKEFELHLMLTCSLQSNRECRKAIKCPLHHLKVVKLCGFYSGAVHLELVRYFLENAIALEKIIFDPRNPILSRVPLEPSEIEEEQTARNLAKLHLEGEVPPYIELVIL